One Deinococcus grandis DNA window includes the following coding sequences:
- a CDS encoding macro domain-containing protein produces the protein MPLDLVQGDIAAQDVCAVVTAANRELAGGGGVDGVIHRAAGPELLRAIREIGGTPTGTAVITSAFGLSARGVRHVIHAVGPIWRGGTQGEPELLAGAYRRSLDLAVQAGCRSVAFPAISTGVYGYPLPQAAEVTLRTITAFLADHPDLHVRVVLFDGGTLNVFRRAWQRVTA, from the coding sequence GTGCCGCTGGACCTCGTGCAGGGGGACATCGCCGCGCAGGACGTGTGCGCGGTCGTCACGGCGGCCAACAGGGAACTGGCGGGCGGGGGCGGCGTGGACGGCGTCATCCACCGCGCGGCGGGGCCGGAGCTGCTGCGCGCCATCCGCGAGATCGGGGGGACGCCCACGGGCACGGCGGTGATCACCTCGGCGTTCGGCCTGTCGGCGCGGGGTGTGCGGCACGTGATTCACGCGGTCGGGCCGATCTGGCGCGGCGGCACCCAGGGCGAGCCGGAGCTGCTGGCCGGGGCGTACCGCCGCAGCCTGGACCTGGCGGTGCAGGCCGGGTGCCGCAGCGTGGCGTTCCCGGCGATCAGTACGGGGGTGTACGGGTACCCGCTGCCACAGGCGGCGGAGGTGACGCTGCGGACGATCACCGCGTTCCTGGCGGATCACCCGGACCTGCACGTGCGGGTGGTCCTATTCGACGGGGGCACGCTGAACGTGTTCCGCCGCGCGTGGCAGCGAGTGACCGCCTGA
- the lpdA gene encoding dihydrolipoyl dehydrogenase translates to MTKSYDYDVLVIGAGPGGYHAAIRAAQLGLKVACAEREKVGGVCLNVGCIPTKALLHAGEQIAAARHAADFGLTFGEQRMDIAKLNGWKDGIVKKLTGGVGALFKANKVTHLTGQASFVDDHTVKVGEQTVTAASIIIATGSEPAKLPGLDVDQESIVDSTGALVMPDPVPARMLCIGGGVIGFEFAHVYNNMGSKVKVIEFMPNVVPGADADAVKEFTKAMKKQGIEIAVQTKANKAEKKADGVHVELEDVKTGAKTVEVFDRVLVAVGRRPRTDGLNAQAAGVTVTDRGFIPADKQQRTNVPHIYSIGDVASNPMLAHKAMKEGLVAAEVIAGKPAEQDAVAIPGVVYTSPELAWVGLTEQEAKDKGYSVKTGVFPLSASGRAMTLQQTDGFVKMVVEKDTDLLLGVHIVGPHASDLLGEAGLALEMAATASDIALTIHAHPTLGESVLEAAEAVHKQAIHIMNR, encoded by the coding sequence ATGACGAAATCCTATGACTACGACGTGCTCGTGATCGGCGCGGGACCCGGCGGGTATCACGCGGCGATCCGCGCGGCGCAGCTGGGCCTGAAGGTCGCGTGCGCTGAGCGGGAGAAGGTGGGCGGCGTGTGCCTGAACGTGGGCTGCATTCCCACCAAGGCGCTGCTGCACGCCGGTGAGCAGATCGCCGCGGCGCGGCACGCGGCGGACTTCGGCCTGACCTTCGGCGAGCAGCGGATGGACATCGCCAAGCTGAACGGCTGGAAGGACGGCATCGTGAAGAAGCTGACCGGCGGCGTCGGCGCGCTGTTCAAGGCGAACAAGGTCACGCACCTGACCGGGCAGGCCAGCTTCGTGGACGACCACACCGTGAAGGTCGGCGAGCAGACGGTCACGGCGGCCAGCATCATCATCGCGACCGGTAGCGAACCCGCCAAACTGCCAGGCCTAGACGTGGATCAGGAGAGCATCGTGGACTCCACGGGCGCGCTGGTCATGCCGGACCCCGTGCCCGCGCGGATGCTGTGCATCGGCGGCGGCGTGATCGGTTTCGAGTTCGCGCACGTGTACAACAACATGGGCAGCAAGGTCAAAGTCATCGAGTTCATGCCGAACGTGGTGCCCGGCGCGGACGCCGATGCCGTCAAGGAATTCACGAAGGCCATGAAGAAGCAGGGCATCGAGATCGCCGTGCAGACCAAGGCCAACAAGGCCGAGAAGAAAGCCGACGGCGTCCACGTGGAACTCGAGGACGTGAAGACCGGCGCGAAGACCGTGGAGGTCTTCGACCGCGTGCTGGTGGCCGTGGGCCGCCGCCCCCGCACCGACGGCCTGAATGCCCAGGCGGCGGGCGTGACGGTCACGGACCGGGGCTTCATCCCGGCGGACAAGCAGCAGCGCACGAACGTCCCGCACATCTACTCCATCGGGGACGTCGCCAGTAACCCCATGCTGGCCCACAAGGCCATGAAGGAAGGTCTGGTCGCCGCCGAGGTCATCGCCGGGAAACCCGCCGAGCAGGACGCCGTCGCCATTCCCGGCGTGGTGTACACCAGCCCCGAACTGGCCTGGGTGGGCCTGACCGAGCAGGAAGCCAAGGACAAGGGCTACAGCGTCAAGACCGGCGTGTTCCCCCTGTCCGCGTCGGGCCGCGCCATGACCCTCCAGCAGACCGACGGGTTCGTGAAGATGGTCGTCGAGAAGGACACCGACCTGCTGCTGGGCGTGCACATCGTCGGCCCGCACGCCAGCGACCTGCTCGGCGAGGCCGGACTGGCGCTGGAGATGGCCGCGACCGCCAGTGACATCGCCCTGACCATCCACGCGCACCCGACCCTGGGCGAGAGCGTGCTGGAGGCCGCCGAGGCGGTGCATAAGCAGGCGATTCATATCATGAACAGGTAA
- a CDS encoding AIM24 family protein, which produces MDFTWKGVTERDLSSGQNRLEVIEYSAEPMEAALSGYHQTLSRPARWRQLAVHVAGDGSAGNAVLETGALQYLRGTLEMQAVNAAGGSGLGGFLRGAVTAAASGEGLYKTAFRGSGTLYTEPTRLHVLLGELRGESLIVDDGAFVACVGDISVGRHVNHGFAQAVGSGEGRVQPKLTGSGLFALQSPVPPEEFQVLDLRGDTLKVDGNLVVAYTDGLEFKVEKSARGLLGSGKTGEGFVQAYRGTGRVWLAPTLPLHVSH; this is translated from the coding sequence CCTGAGCAGCGGGCAGAACCGTCTGGAAGTCATCGAGTACAGCGCCGAACCCATGGAGGCCGCGCTGAGCGGGTACCACCAGACGTTGAGCCGCCCCGCCCGCTGGCGGCAGCTGGCCGTACACGTCGCCGGGGACGGCAGCGCCGGGAACGCCGTGCTGGAAACCGGCGCCCTGCAGTACCTGCGCGGCACTCTGGAGATGCAGGCCGTGAACGCCGCCGGGGGCAGCGGCCTGGGCGGCTTCCTGCGCGGCGCCGTCACCGCCGCCGCCAGCGGCGAGGGCCTGTACAAGACCGCCTTCCGGGGCAGCGGCACCCTGTACACCGAACCCACCCGCCTGCACGTGCTGCTGGGCGAACTGCGCGGCGAGAGCCTGATCGTGGACGACGGCGCGTTCGTCGCGTGCGTCGGCGACATCAGCGTGGGCCGACACGTGAACCACGGCTTCGCGCAGGCCGTCGGCAGCGGCGAGGGCCGCGTGCAGCCCAAACTGACCGGCAGCGGCCTGTTCGCCCTGCAGAGCCCCGTCCCGCCCGAGGAATTCCAGGTGCTGGACCTGCGCGGCGACACCCTGAAAGTCGACGGGAACCTCGTGGTGGCGTACACCGACGGGCTGGAATTCAAGGTGGAGAAGAGCGCGCGCGGCCTGCTCGGCAGCGGCAAGACCGGCGAGGGCTTCGTGCAGGCCTACCGCGGCACCGGCCGGGTGTGGCTCGCCCCGACCCTCCCCCTGCACGTCTCTCACTGA
- a CDS encoding BioF/Kbl family PLP-dependent acyltransferase translates to MATSLSDRLSAELSGLRESGLLIHPRVLDSANRARTRVDGREVVNLASNNYLGFADHPALKARAAEYLETWGVGAGAVRTIAGTLRIHEEFEAQLAAFKHTGSALVLHSGFTTNQGVLGALLREGDLVVSDELNHASIIDGLRLTKATKKVFKHADPDDLERLLKEHDTDGLKLVVTDGVFSMDGDVAPLDRLVAVARKFGAVTYVDDAHGSGVMGEAGRGTVHHFGFEYADDVIQVGTLSKAWGGVGGYAAGHGDLRQLLINRARPYLFSTAQAPATVGALAAALDEVQRDPTLMERLWANTRYFKAELQGLGFDIFGSTTPITPVIFGEAPAAFEASRLLFDRGVFAVGLGFPTVPRGLARIRNIVTAEHTRDDLDHALQAYAEVGRMLGIIS, encoded by the coding sequence ATGGCCACTTCCCTGTCTGATCGTCTGTCTGCCGAACTGTCCGGCCTGCGTGAGAGCGGGCTGCTGATTCACCCGCGCGTGCTGGACAGCGCGAACCGGGCCCGGACGCGGGTGGATGGGCGTGAGGTGGTGAACCTCGCGAGCAACAATTATCTGGGTTTCGCGGACCACCCGGCCCTGAAGGCGCGGGCTGCCGAGTACCTGGAGACCTGGGGCGTGGGGGCGGGGGCGGTGCGGACCATCGCGGGGACGCTGCGGATTCATGAGGAGTTCGAGGCGCAGCTCGCGGCGTTCAAGCACACGGGGAGTGCGCTGGTGCTGCACAGCGGCTTCACGACGAACCAGGGGGTGCTGGGGGCGCTGCTGCGCGAGGGCGATCTGGTCGTCAGCGACGAGCTGAACCACGCGAGCATCATCGACGGGCTGCGCCTGACGAAGGCGACGAAGAAGGTGTTCAAGCACGCGGACCCGGACGATCTGGAGCGTCTGCTGAAAGAGCACGACACCGACGGCCTGAAACTGGTCGTGACGGACGGGGTGTTCAGCATGGACGGGGACGTGGCGCCGCTGGACCGGCTGGTGGCGGTCGCCCGGAAGTTCGGCGCGGTGACGTACGTGGACGACGCGCACGGCAGCGGCGTGATGGGCGAGGCGGGGCGCGGCACCGTGCATCACTTCGGGTTCGAGTACGCCGACGACGTGATTCAGGTGGGGACGCTCAGCAAGGCGTGGGGCGGCGTGGGTGGCTACGCGGCCGGGCACGGGGACCTGCGGCAGCTGCTGATCAACCGCGCCCGCCCGTACCTGTTCAGCACCGCGCAGGCGCCCGCGACGGTGGGCGCGCTGGCGGCCGCGCTGGACGAGGTGCAGCGCGACCCGACCCTGATGGAGCGCCTGTGGGCGAACACCCGGTACTTCAAGGCGGAGTTGCAGGGCCTGGGCTTCGACATCTTCGGCAGCACCACCCCGATCACGCCGGTGATCTTCGGGGAGGCTCCGGCGGCGTTCGAGGCGAGCCGCCTGCTGTTCGACCGGGGCGTGTTCGCGGTGGGCTTGGGCTTCCCGACCGTGCCGCGCGGGCTGGCCCGCATCCGCAACATCGTGACTGCCGAGCATACCCGCGACGACCTGGATCACGCGCTGCAGGCGTACGCCGAGGTGGGCCGCATGCTGGGCATCATCTCCTGA
- a CDS encoding PaaI family thioesterase, giving the protein MTDQPRQRTYTWADMTPALEAARRLSGLEYLHAIARGELPPAPIGMTLGMEPLRAEDFTEGRAVFRLKPQEYHHNPIGSVHGGVFATLLDSAVGCAIHTTLPAGVGYTTLELKFNCIRPLLAGGPEVQAIGQVVQVTRQTAIAEGRIVDDSGKLYAHATTTCLLLR; this is encoded by the coding sequence ATGACCGACCAGCCCCGACAGCGCACCTACACCTGGGCCGACATGACCCCCGCCCTGGAAGCCGCCCGCCGCCTCAGCGGCCTGGAGTACCTGCACGCCATCGCCCGCGGTGAGCTGCCCCCCGCACCCATCGGCATGACGCTCGGCATGGAACCCCTGCGCGCCGAGGACTTCACCGAGGGCCGCGCCGTCTTCCGCCTGAAACCGCAGGAGTACCACCACAACCCCATCGGCAGCGTGCACGGCGGCGTGTTCGCCACGCTGCTCGACTCCGCCGTGGGCTGCGCGATCCACACCACGCTCCCCGCCGGGGTCGGCTACACCACGCTGGAACTGAAATTCAACTGCATCCGCCCCCTCCTCGCCGGCGGCCCCGAGGTGCAGGCCATCGGGCAGGTCGTGCAGGTCACCCGCCAGACCGCCATCGCTGAGGGCCGCATCGTCGACGACAGCGGGAAGCTGTACGCCCACGCCACCACCACCTGCCTCCTGCTGCGCTGA
- a CDS encoding sulfurtransferase, whose amino-acid sequence MADPTLPTPLVSVSWLRAHLRDPRVRVLDARYALSDPLTGRIAYLGGHVPGAAYADLETDLSGPVQPDGSGGRHPLPDPAALATWLGSVGVGNDSLVVCYDDPGTGQGFYAARAWWLLRWLGHTQVAVLDGGWPAWVAAGGEVGTEDPSPTPVTFVPDVQADLVATAEDVQARGAGTLLIDSRAPGRYRGEVEPIDRRAGHIPGAVNRDWTGALDGSGHWRDAEAQAARLDAGNAPTVTYCGSGVSATPNLLARELAGVPLGPDNRLYAGSWSDWISDDARPVAVGQDD is encoded by the coding sequence ATGGCCGACCCGACGCTGCCCACCCCGCTGGTTTCCGTGTCCTGGCTGCGCGCGCACCTGCGCGACCCGCGCGTGCGGGTGCTGGACGCCCGCTACGCCCTGAGCGACCCGCTGACCGGGCGGATCGCGTACCTGGGCGGGCACGTGCCGGGCGCCGCGTACGCCGACCTGGAGACGGACCTGAGCGGCCCGGTACAACCGGACGGGTCCGGGGGGCGTCACCCGCTGCCGGACCCGGCGGCGCTGGCAACATGGCTGGGGAGCGTGGGGGTCGGAAACGACAGTCTGGTCGTGTGTTACGACGACCCGGGGACCGGGCAGGGCTTCTACGCGGCGCGGGCGTGGTGGCTGCTGCGCTGGCTGGGGCACACGCAGGTGGCGGTGCTGGACGGCGGCTGGCCCGCCTGGGTCGCAGCGGGCGGCGAGGTCGGCACGGAGGACCCCTCCCCCACTCCGGTCACGTTCGTGCCGGACGTGCAGGCGGACCTCGTGGCGACCGCCGAGGACGTGCAGGCGCGCGGGGCGGGCACCCTCCTGATCGATTCGCGCGCGCCGGGCCGCTACCGGGGCGAGGTGGAACCCATCGACCGCAGGGCCGGGCACATCCCGGGCGCGGTGAACCGCGACTGGACGGGCGCGCTGGACGGGTCGGGCCACTGGCGGGACGCGGAGGCGCAGGCGGCGCGGCTGGACGCTGGAAACGCCCCGACGGTCACGTACTGCGGCAGCGGGGTCAGCGCCACACCGAACCTGCTGGCCCGCGAACTGGCGGGCGTGCCCCTCGGTCCGGACAACCGCCTGTACGCCGGGTCGTGGAGCGACTGGATCAGCGACGACGCTCGCCCGGTGGCCGTGGGTCAGGACGATTGA
- a CDS encoding AEC family transporter: MIQALSNVLLPVMLVAGLGALVSARFPIDQATIARVTLYLLSPALALNVLLTTRVQAGEVLTLGAAYALTVAGSLLLGWLTGLRAPQAQRRSLTASVGIWNSGNMGLPIALFAFGQAGFAHATLLFLMSFVGMYVIAPVVYTARVRRPDQPPPSAGGMLLNMVRLPAVWMVALGVTLRALHLQPPEGLMRGVELLAQATLPMVLLSLGLQLGSGGWPRLDARVWLATAARLIGGPLLGLAAGLACGLRGEVLAVLVLSASMPTAVNALLIAREYGGDADTVARTAFLSTVLSVPTIAAVVALLPRLTG; encoded by the coding sequence GTGATTCAGGCCCTGAGTAACGTCCTGCTGCCCGTCATGCTCGTCGCGGGGCTGGGCGCGCTCGTCTCGGCGCGGTTTCCGATCGATCAGGCGACCATCGCGCGGGTCACGCTGTACCTGCTGTCCCCGGCCCTCGCGCTGAACGTCCTGCTCACCACCCGCGTACAGGCAGGCGAGGTCCTGACGCTGGGCGCCGCGTACGCCCTGACCGTCGCGGGCAGCCTGCTGCTGGGCTGGCTGACCGGCCTGCGCGCCCCGCAGGCGCAGCGGCGCAGCCTCACCGCGAGCGTCGGGATCTGGAACAGCGGCAACATGGGCCTCCCCATCGCACTGTTCGCGTTCGGGCAGGCGGGCTTCGCGCACGCCACGCTGCTGTTCCTGATGTCCTTCGTGGGCATGTACGTCATCGCGCCCGTCGTGTACACCGCCCGCGTCCGCCGCCCCGACCAGCCGCCCCCCAGCGCAGGCGGGATGCTGCTGAACATGGTGCGCCTGCCCGCCGTGTGGATGGTCGCGCTGGGCGTCACCCTCCGCGCCCTGCACCTCCAGCCCCCGGAGGGCCTGATGCGCGGCGTGGAATTGCTGGCGCAGGCGACCCTGCCGATGGTGCTGCTGTCGCTGGGCCTGCAACTCGGCTCGGGCGGCTGGCCCCGCCTGGACGCCCGCGTGTGGCTCGCGACCGCCGCGCGCCTGATCGGCGGCCCCCTGCTGGGCCTCGCCGCCGGACTCGCCTGCGGCCTGCGGGGCGAGGTGCTGGCCGTCCTCGTGCTGTCCGCCAGCATGCCCACCGCCGTGAACGCCCTGCTGATCGCCCGCGAGTATGGCGGGGACGCCGACACCGTCGCCCGCACCGCGTTCCTCAGCACCGTCCTGAGCGTCCCGACCATCGCGGCGGTCGTGGCCCTGCTGCCCCGCCTGACCGGCTGA
- the hemW gene encoding radical SAM family heme chaperone HemW, translated as MSLPAPSPALDPVVRHLYVHVPFCPTICPYCDFHVLTRRAGLVERYLEQLEVEAAGLAAAYTVELDTVYLGGGTPSFLRDDELAALVGSVRRHLGWGRVENTLEVNPGTVSGVRAAHWRALGFDRASVGVQSLDDATLKFLGRQHDAVQAREAVTTLIGAGFHVSGDLITAVPGQPLLSDIQGLVDLGVGHVSAYTLTIEPGTEFARRGVTVQEDDERRGFEDTEAALTALGFSRYEVSNYARPGQESRHNLAYWQGRTYLGLGPGAAGHYPADGGWQMADGEQQRAPNVLTVRRTNPHLHEWLTGAAGEAEAIDATEFVTDALFMGLRLRAGVDLADLSRRSGLDVAGVYAAPIAQNVARGLLTLHGDRLRATPDGWWVLNRVVTDFLEL; from the coding sequence GTGAGTCTGCCTGCCCCCTCCCCCGCGCTGGATCCGGTGGTGCGGCACCTGTACGTGCACGTGCCGTTCTGCCCGACGATCTGCCCGTACTGCGATTTTCACGTCCTGACGCGCCGCGCCGGTCTGGTGGAACGCTACCTGGAACAGCTGGAGGTCGAGGCGGCGGGGCTGGCCGCGGCCTACACCGTCGAGCTGGACACGGTGTACCTGGGGGGCGGCACGCCGAGTTTCCTGCGGGACGATGAACTCGCGGCGCTGGTGGGCAGCGTGCGGCGGCACCTGGGGTGGGGCCGCGTGGAGAACACGCTGGAGGTGAATCCGGGGACGGTCAGCGGGGTGCGCGCGGCGCACTGGCGGGCGCTGGGGTTCGACCGGGCCAGCGTGGGCGTGCAGAGCCTCGACGACGCCACCTTGAAATTCCTGGGCCGCCAGCATGACGCGGTGCAGGCACGCGAGGCCGTGACGACCCTGATCGGCGCGGGCTTCCACGTGAGTGGGGACCTGATCACGGCCGTGCCGGGCCAGCCGCTCCTGAGTGACATCCAGGGGCTGGTGGATCTGGGCGTGGGGCACGTCAGTGCGTACACGCTGACCATCGAGCCCGGCACGGAGTTCGCCCGGCGCGGCGTGACCGTGCAGGAGGACGACGAACGGCGCGGCTTCGAGGACACCGAGGCCGCCCTGACCGCTCTGGGCTTCAGCCGCTACGAGGTGAGCAACTACGCGCGGCCCGGGCAGGAATCCCGGCACAACCTCGCGTACTGGCAGGGCCGCACGTACCTGGGGCTGGGTCCGGGTGCGGCGGGGCACTACCCGGCGGATGGCGGATGGCAGATGGCGGATGGTGAACAGCAACGCGCCCCGAACGTGCTGACGGTCCGCCGGACGAATCCGCACCTGCACGAGTGGCTGACGGGCGCGGCGGGCGAGGCGGAGGCCATCGACGCGACCGAGTTCGTGACGGACGCGCTGTTCATGGGTCTGCGCCTGCGCGCGGGCGTGGATCTGGCCGACCTGTCGCGCCGCAGCGGCCTGGACGTGGCAGGGGTGTACGCCGCCCCCATCGCGCAGAACGTCGCGCGCGGCCTCCTGACGCTGCACGGTGACCGCCTGCGCGCCACGCCGGACGGCTGGTGGGTCCTGAATCGCGTCGTGACGGACTTCCTTGAGCTCTGA
- the gmk gene encoding guanylate kinase — translation MTVSETPLSTPARRGLLLVMTGASGVGKGTLRERWLAGQDVFFSTSWTTREARPGEQDGVHYVFVSPEAFEEKAQANGFLEHAAFVGNRYGTPIEPIEAALSRGQDVVLEIEVEGAMQVKARVGEEAILIFIMPPSLTELRRRLEGRATETPERIEKRLARAREEIREAHEFRYVVVNDDLDRAVEELVAIQRAERARQLPEPEWTEADREARVRADHLRSYTFTDARLAQVTGE, via the coding sequence ATGACGGTTTCCGAGACTCCACTTTCCACTCCCGCGCGGCGCGGGCTGCTGCTGGTCATGACCGGCGCGTCCGGCGTGGGCAAGGGCACGCTGCGTGAACGCTGGCTGGCCGGGCAGGACGTATTCTTTAGTACCTCCTGGACGACCCGCGAGGCCCGCCCGGGCGAGCAGGACGGCGTGCACTACGTGTTCGTGAGCCCCGAGGCGTTCGAGGAGAAGGCGCAGGCGAACGGCTTCCTGGAGCACGCGGCGTTCGTGGGGAACCGCTACGGCACGCCGATCGAGCCAATCGAGGCGGCGCTGAGCCGCGGGCAGGACGTGGTGCTGGAGATCGAGGTGGAGGGTGCCATGCAGGTCAAGGCGCGCGTGGGCGAGGAGGCGATTCTGATCTTCATCATGCCGCCCAGCCTGACGGAGCTGCGCCGCCGCCTGGAGGGCCGCGCGACCGAGACGCCCGAACGGATCGAGAAGCGCCTGGCGCGCGCCCGTGAGGAGATCCGCGAGGCGCACGAGTTCCGGTACGTGGTCGTGAACGACGACCTGGACCGCGCCGTGGAGGAACTCGTGGCGATCCAGCGGGCCGAGCGGGCGCGGCAGCTGCCGGAACCCGAGTGGACGGAAGCCGACCGGGAGGCGCGCGTGCGGGCCGATCACCTGCGCAGCTACACCTTCACGGACGCGCGGCTGGCGCAGGTCACCGGGGAGTAA
- a CDS encoding GNAT family N-acetyltransferase, which yields MTAPPVTYRVREWPDLPALGGLRSLAWGGADDGSRWAAVLTRSLIWVTAHDGARLVGFVNVAWDGGAHAFLLDTTVRPDWQRRGVGTRLVQEAIRATRAHVEVEWLHVDFEAHLTAFYAACGFTGTSAGLLRL from the coding sequence GTGACCGCGCCGCCCGTCACGTACCGCGTCCGCGAGTGGCCGGACCTGCCCGCGCTGGGTGGGCTCCGGTCGCTGGCGTGGGGCGGTGCGGACGATGGGTCACGCTGGGCGGCGGTGCTGACGCGCAGCCTGATCTGGGTGACCGCGCATGACGGGGCGCGGCTGGTGGGCTTCGTGAACGTCGCCTGGGACGGCGGCGCGCACGCGTTCCTGCTGGACACGACCGTCCGCCCGGACTGGCAGCGGCGCGGCGTCGGCACGCGTCTGGTGCAGGAGGCCATCCGCGCCACGCGGGCGCACGTGGAGGTGGAGTGGCTGCACGTGGATTTCGAAGCGCACCTGACGGCCTTCTATGCGGCGTGCGGTTTCACGGGCACGTCCGCCGGGCTGCTGCGCCTGTAG
- a CDS encoding bleomycin resistance protein — protein MTENVSLVPVTEWAPMVPELMTRDLGRSLDVYTRVFGFTLHYTRPGFAYLSLGRVQWMLEQAEPGKAWLTGPLEVPFGRGINFQIVHPQLDALHTRLVAEGSPLFQPLRTETYLEGEVAHTQRQLLVQDPDGYLLRFTD, from the coding sequence ATGACCGAGAACGTCTCGCTGGTGCCCGTGACCGAGTGGGCCCCAATGGTGCCCGAGTTGATGACCCGTGACCTGGGGCGTTCGCTGGACGTGTACACGCGCGTGTTCGGGTTCACGCTGCACTACACGCGCCCCGGGTTCGCGTATTTGAGTCTGGGCCGCGTGCAGTGGATGCTGGAGCAGGCGGAGCCGGGGAAGGCGTGGCTGACCGGACCGCTGGAGGTGCCGTTCGGGCGCGGGATCAACTTCCAGATCGTCCACCCGCAGCTGGACGCCCTCCACACTCGGCTGGTCGCGGAGGGCTCCCCGCTGTTCCAGCCGCTGCGCACCGAGACGTACCTGGAGGGCGAGGTGGCGCACACGCAGCGGCAGCTGCTCGTGCAGGACCCCGACGGGTACCTGCTGCGCTTCACGGACTGA
- a CDS encoding AAA family ATPase: MPIPDPLSLWHDLEATVRHTLTHNELAQGGLLIAALSALAVQARTLPATALNHLKGRFTITLDVQGDDAAFPWLAAWLAAQPVGRHLRHLGVVTRFNEQMGGQNLTLGVDRDGDDVNVRLVPLSGQVLLRYRGHWVLARPARTQRQIAGSGAAGFNHSLTFRMLASARPIIGELLRDAYDSTAGRSDGRVEIHVPEYQGWTLAERRPARPLSSLIYAETLLDTLSGDLNAFFRDRDWYAQMGIPYRRGYLLHGPPGNGKSSLVAALAGHFGLNVCVLNLATPDLTDDRLTGLLNTLPRRALLLLEDIDAVFLGREPRAPTVKLSFNGLLNALDGVAAGEGRVTFMTTNDPGGLDAALIRPGRADRHVHLGNATPEQIAGMLRRFWPDWTDTQIEDLAQRVPGGLLSMARVQEYLLERRADEAGVTRDWATLTGTGCPTRLRLLPAG, from the coding sequence ATGCCCATCCCCGATCCCCTGAGCCTCTGGCATGACCTGGAGGCCACCGTCCGCCACACCCTGACGCACAACGAACTCGCGCAGGGCGGCCTGCTGATCGCCGCGCTGAGCGCCCTGGCCGTGCAGGCCCGCACCCTCCCGGCCACCGCCCTGAACCACCTGAAGGGCCGCTTCACGATCACGCTGGACGTGCAGGGCGACGACGCCGCGTTCCCGTGGCTGGCCGCGTGGCTCGCCGCGCAGCCCGTCGGGCGGCACCTGCGGCACCTGGGCGTCGTGACCCGCTTCAACGAGCAGATGGGCGGACAGAACCTCACGCTGGGCGTCGACCGTGACGGCGACGACGTGAACGTCCGCCTCGTGCCCCTGAGCGGGCAGGTGCTGCTGCGCTACCGCGGCCACTGGGTGCTCGCCCGGCCCGCCCGCACCCAGCGGCAGATCGCCGGGAGCGGCGCCGCGGGATTCAACCACAGCCTCACCTTCCGGATGCTGGCCAGCGCCCGGCCCATCATCGGAGAGCTGCTGCGCGACGCGTACGACAGCACCGCCGGACGCAGCGACGGCCGCGTCGAGATCCACGTGCCCGAGTACCAGGGCTGGACGCTCGCCGAACGCCGACCCGCCCGGCCCCTGAGCAGCCTCATCTACGCCGAGACGCTGCTGGACACGCTGAGCGGCGACCTGAACGCCTTCTTCCGCGACCGGGACTGGTACGCGCAGATGGGCATCCCCTACCGCCGCGGGTACCTGCTGCACGGCCCGCCCGGCAACGGCAAGAGCAGCCTCGTGGCAGCGCTCGCCGGGCACTTCGGGCTGAACGTCTGCGTGCTGAACCTCGCCACGCCGGACCTGACCGACGACCGCCTGACGGGCCTCCTGAACACCCTGCCCCGCCGCGCCCTGCTGCTGCTGGAAGACATCGACGCGGTGTTCCTGGGCCGCGAACCGCGCGCACCCACCGTGAAACTGTCCTTCAACGGGCTGCTGAACGCCCTGGACGGCGTGGCCGCCGGGGAAGGCCGCGTGACCTTCATGACCACCAACGACCCCGGAGGCCTGGACGCCGCGCTGATCCGCCCCGGCCGCGCCGACCGGCACGTGCACCTGGGCAACGCCACGCCCGAACAGATCGCCGGGATGCTCCGGCGCTTCTGGCCCGACTGGACGGACACGCAGATCGAGGACCTCGCGCAGCGCGTGCCCGGCGGGCTGCTCAGCATGGCGCGCGTGCAGGAATACCTCCTCGAACGCCGCGCCGACGAGGCAGGCGTCACCCGCGACTGGGCCACCCTGACCGGCACCGGCTGCCCCACCCGCCTGCGTCTCCTGCCCGCGGGCTGA